One Cucurbita pepo subsp. pepo cultivar mu-cu-16 chromosome LG09, ASM280686v2, whole genome shotgun sequence DNA window includes the following coding sequences:
- the LOC111801682 gene encoding AAA-ATPase At3g28580-like — MDITSTRSKKNGTSNSDDSDGRDSRAIVRRRPPTIAELLASTSSTLATIMFTWTIIRQYCPHNLRQYLHRYLNKFIDYIYPNPYVRIAIYEFLGERLNRSKAFAAVESYLSTKLSDDAKRLKAEVGDNKNNFSLNIDEYEKITDEYENAEFWWTLSKITGSAKKSTSLYPEPDRRYYQLKFHKKHRSLVTESYLKHVLKEGREIKVNRRQRKLYTNGTGNRWTIHRQTTMWSEVYFEHPANFDTIAMDPEKKQEIVEDLLTFRESKDYYARIGKAWKRGYLLYGPPGTGKSTMIAAMANLLNYDVYDLELTAVKDNTELRKLLIETTSKSIIVIEDIDCSLELTGQRKIKKEGSSKDEEKVKEKEKLIKEHLKKEEEEVKSRVTLSGLLNFIDGIWSACGGERLIVFTTNHVEKLDPALIRSGRMDKHIELSYCTFEAFKVLSKNYLNIETHELFEEIQDLIKGAKITPADVAENLMPKSRQEVAENSLRRLIRSLEELKRAAEIESTKEEKRAEKSEESPKSIAVLESVD; from the coding sequence ATGGATATCACTTCTACAAGGTCGAAGAAGAATGGAACCTCAAATTCCGACGACTCTGACGGCCGCGACAGCAGAGCGATAGTCAGAAGGAGGCCGCCGACGATAGCGGAGCTTTTGGCATCCACAAGCTCTACACTCGCGACGATCATGTTCACGTGGACGATCATCCGCCAGTACTGTCCTCACAACCTCCGCCAATATCTCCATAGATATTTAAACAAGTTCATCGATTACATCTATCCTAATCCGTACGTTCGAATCGCAATCTACGAATTCCTTGGGGAACGCCTCAATCGAAGCAAAGCCTTCGCAGCGGTTGAATCTTATCTGAGCACTAAACTTTCAGATGATGCGAAAAGACTCAAAGCCGAGGTCGGGGATAACAAGAACAATTTCTCACTGAATATAGACGAGTACGAAAAAATTACCGATGAATATGAAAACGCCGAATTCTGGTGGACTTTGAGCAAAATCACTGGATCGGCAAAGAAATCTACCTCTCTGTATCCAGAGCCCGATCGGAGATACTATCAACTTAAATTTCACAAGAAGCATCGAAGCCTTGTAACTGAATCGTATTTGAAGCATGTACTGAAGGAAGGGAGAGAAATCAAAGTGAATCGAAGGCAGAGGAAGCTGTACACTAATGGAACTGGAAATCGATGGACGATTCACCGGCAAACGACGATGTGGAGCGAAGTGTACTTCGAGCATCCTGCTAACTTTGATACAATCGCCATGGATCCAGAGAAGAAGCAAGAGATTGTAGAAGATTTACTCACATTTAGGGAAAGCAAAGATTATTACGCTCGAATCGGCAAAGCTTGGAAACGAGGCTACCTTCTGTACGGCCCGCCAGGGACGGGGAAATCGACGATGATAGCCGCCATGGCAAATTTGCTCAACTACGACGTTTACGATTTGGAATTAACGGCGGTGAAGGACAATACAGAGCTTCGGAAGCTTCTAATTGAAACGACGAGTAAATCGATAATCGTTATCGAAGACATCGATTGTTCACTGGAACTCACAGGGCAGAGGAAAATCAAGAAGgaaggaagctcgaaagacgaggagaaagtgaaagagaaagagaagctaATTAAGGAAcatttgaagaaagaagaagaagaagtgaaAAGCAGAGTGACTCTGTCTGGCTTGCTGAATTTCATCGACGGAATTTGGTCGGCGTGCGGCGGAGAGAGGCTGATCGTTTTCACCACAAATCACGTGGAGAAGCTCGATCCAGCGTTGATTCGAAGTGGACGAATGGACAAACACATCGAGCTCTCTTACTGCACCTTTGAAGCCTTCAAAGTACTGTCTAAGAACTACTTGAACATCGAAACACATGAGCTTTTTGAGGAGATTCAAGACCTTATCAAAGGAGCAAAAATCACGCCGGCGGATGTTGCAGAGAATCTCATGCCGAAATCCCGGCAAGAAGTCGCTGAGAATTCGCTTCGTAGGTTGATTCGTAGCCTGGAAGAGCTGAAGCGCGCGGCGGAGATTGAGTCAACAAAGGAAGAGAAACGGGCAGAAAAATCAGAAGAGTCTCCAAAATCAATAGCTGTTCTTGAAAGTGTGGACTGA
- the LOC111801680 gene encoding HIPL1 protein-like, whose protein sequence is MGRFIGFILFLCGHLLLVHPTVSLPLCSDSTAPSTLNSTLEFCPYKGSVCCNSTQDGNIQRQFQGMNISDPACSSLVKSIVCARCDPFSGDLYIVNSTPRSVPLLCNSTSENSPQSNQAATDFCSTVWDTCQNITIVNSPFAPSLQGRAGVPTNSSTSKLSDLWLSKTDFCNAFGGASTEESVCFVGEPVSLNNTKLPSPPHGLCLEKIGNGSYLNMVAHPDGSNRAFFSNQAGKVWLATIPKMGSGGVLGLDESKPFVDLTDVVNLDTQFGMMGLAFHPNFAQNGRFFASFNCDKVKWPGCSGRCSCNSDVNCDPSKLPSDSGSQPCQHQSVVAEYTVNGSASQPSLATTAKPTEVRRIITIGLPFTSRHAGQILFGEDGYLYFMMGDGGGQGGDPYNFSQNKKSLLGKIMRLDINNIPSSEDINKLDLWGNYSIPKDNPFVEDQGALPEIWAYGLRNPWRCSFDSERPSYFMCADVGQDRFEEVNIISKGGNYGWSVYEGPLLFVPNSSPKESTPIDAINPIFPVMGYNHSSINKNTGSASITGGYFYRSNTDPCLYGRYLYADLYASAIWTGTETPKNSGNFTTNDIPFSCAPDSPIPCSSTPGSPLPALGYVFSFGEDNDKDIYILTSSGVYRFVPPSRCKYTCSLENVTTTVGSSSPTPSPPSQASRSTNSWSCLVLLLLLLFTCG, encoded by the exons ATGGGGCGTTTCATTGGGTTCATCCTCTTCCTCTGTGGGCATCTGCTGCTTGTTCATCCTACAGTTTCACTTCCCTTGTGCTCTGATTCAA CGGCGCCCTCTACTTTGAACTCTACATTGGAGTTTTGTCCTTATAAGGGGAGTGTTTGCTGCAACTCTACACAAGATGGCAATATACAGAGACAATTTCAAGGGATGAACATTTCTGATCCTGCTTGTTCTTCCCTTGTTAAATCCATTGTCTGTGCG AGGTGTGATCCATTTTCTGGAGATCTATATATAGTCAATTCCACGCCTAGATCAGTTCCTCTTCTTTGCAACTCAACTTCAGAAAATTCACCACAATCCAACCAAGCAGCCACTGACTTCTGCTCTACAGTATGGGATACATGCCAAAATATCACCATTGTCAACTCCCCCTTTGCCCCTTCTTTACAGGGTCGAGCAGGAGTACCGACTAACTCGAGTACTAGCAAGCTCTCGGATCTCTGGCTGTCGAAAACCGACTTTTGCAATGCATTTGGAGGAGCATCCACTGAAGAATCAGTCTGCTTTGTTGGTGAACCTGTTTCCCTTAACAATACCAAACTTCCTAGCCCTCCACATGGCCTATGTCTTGAGAAAATTGGAAATGGATCTTACCTGAACATGGTGGCTCATCCTGATGGATCTAATCGTGCATTCTTCTCTAACCAAGCAGGCAAGGTTTGGTTAGCAACTATTCCCAAGATGGGGTCAGGAGGAGTGTTGGGGCTCGACGAATCGAAACCGTTCGTAGATTTAACCGATGTAGTTAACTTAGATACTCAATTTGGCATGATGGGGCTTGCATTTCATCCAAATTTTGCACAAAATGGAAGgttttttgcttctttcaaTTGTGACAAAGTTAAGTGGCCAGGGTGTTCTGGAAGATGTTCTTGTAATTCTGACGTTAATTGTGATCCTTCTAAACTACCATCTGATAGCGGATCCCAACCGTGTCAGCATCAAAGTGTTGTTGCAGAGTACACTGTAAATGGCAGTGCATCCCAGCCTTCATTG GCAACAACTGCAAAACCAACAGAAGTGAGAAGAATAATCACAATTGGTCTTCCTTTTACCTCTCGTCATGCAGGACAGATACTCTTTGGGGAAGATGGGTACCTTTACTTCATGATGGGCGATGGCGGCGGTCAAGGTGGTGATCCTTACAACTTTTCCCAGAACAAGAAGTCGTTGCTTGGAAAGATTATGAGGCTTGATATCAATAACATTCCAA GTTCAGAAGACATTAATAAACTTGATCTATGGGGAAACTATTCTATTCCTAAAGACAACCCATTTGTAGAAGATCAAGGTGCACTGCCAGAGATATGGGCTTACGGATTGAGAAATCCCTGGCGCTGCAGTTTCGATTCAGAAAGACCTTCCTACTTCATGTGTGCAGATGTTGGGCAG GATCGATTCGAAGAGGTGAACATCATCTCAAAGGGTGGAAACTATGGCTGGAGTGTTTATGAGGGTCCTCTTTTGTTTGTTCCAAATTCATCCCCTAAAGAATCCACACCTATAGATGCCATAAATCCAATCTTTCCTGTGATGGGCTACAACCATTCTTCCATAAACAAGAACACAGGTTCGGCATCGATAACAGGGGGTTATTTCTATCGGTCTAACACCGATCCGTGTTTGTACGGAAG GTACTTGTATGCAGATTTGTATGCTTCTGCTATTTGGACAGGAACTGAAACCCCAAAGAACAGTGGGAACTTTACCACAAATGATATTCCTTTCAGTTGTGCTCCTGATTCTCCCATACCTTGTAGTTCAACTCCAGGAAGCCCTCTTCCAGCTTTGGGCtatgtcttttcatttggTGAGGACAATGACAAGGACATTTACATTCTAACCAGCAGCGGAGTCTACAGGTTTGTCCCGCCAAGTCGTTGTAAATACACTTGCTCGTTGGAAAACGTAACAACAACAGTTGGAAGCTCAAGTCCAACGCCGTCGCCTCCGTCTCAAGCAAGTCGGTCAACGAACTCATGGAGCTGCCTGGTGCTCCTACTGCTGCTGCTTTTCACTTGTGGCTGA